From the genome of Capra hircus breed San Clemente chromosome 21, ASM170441v1, whole genome shotgun sequence:
GGTCTCAGCAGCGGCACCTTCGGGAGGAACACTGACGGCAGGGCCGGGCTGGAGTAGGAGGCCAGCTTGGCCCCTCCGGACAGCTTCAGCCTGGGCAGCTCCATCAGGTAGGCCGGCCCCGGCCTCTGGGGGTGGTTCTCCTCTGGCCTCGGGGGCTGTTTCTAGAAACAGGAGAAGGCCAGATGAGCGCAGGATGCCAAGCCCCTTTCGGGAATTAGGCAGGGCAACGGGGGCGCCCTTACTGCTCCTGCCCCGCACAATTCTGGGCCGTGAGGTGTTACCACACGGTGACTGGACAACACACACCATGTCCCAGGCAGAAACTCAGGGGGCCGCTCCCAGGCCAGGCCTGCGTGGACGGCGGTGGGGGTGTGGGGTGCGGGGTGCGGTCTCGCTTCCTGCTCTGACCCCTGGGGTTGGCCGCGTGGCCTGCAGCCTGCTTCTGTGTGGCCAGTGAGCTAATGGGTTTCACAGCTTTTAATGGCTGAAGAAAATTTCACGGCATACAAAAACTGTATGAGGCGTGGGCGCGGTCGCCTCCTGGAGGAGCACACGGGCCGGACCCGGGGTCCCGCTCTCTGGAGGGCAGCCTGGCCGCAGGGACACCTGCGTCCTCAGCCCCCGGCAGATGGACCCTCAATAAACGGCAGCCGGGCAGTCACCACAGAGCTTGGTGCCTGCCCACAGCTGTGAAGGGGGCTCGGGGCCTGAAGGGAAAGGTGAGGCTCTCACAAGGAGAAGCCACAGCTGCTAAAAGCGTGCGCAGCAACCGCCGGTGGCCCGCTGCTCCTGCAGGGCTCAGCAGCCAAGGGGTCACCTGGCCAGGGGTGGCTTCCCTGCGCCCCCAGCTAGGGTGGTCTGAGGGACACGACAAGGTGACCGGCGCTGGGTCTGGGTGCAGCCtggccctgggggtgggaggaccCGCCCCGCAAGGCTGTGGAAGGAGCTGGTGGGCAGCAAGGGCAGGGGCCATGGGAGCCGGTGCCCACCCCCAGTATGTGCAGACGCTGTCTGGCTTGGTGGCAGGTTGATGACGGCCCCTccaggggggtggggggccctCCAGGGCGTCTGTCTGGGAGACACGGGGGGGTGCCTGCAGCCGCTGGCTCCCCCAGTCACACAGTACCTGCTTCCGGCCCTCCTGCGCCGTCTGCCAGGTGCTGCTGAGCTCTAGGGCTGTGGGGCACTCGGGGAAGGGAGCAGGGGCCTTCCACCTGGCCCTCGCCAGCGCCTGCTTCTCAGCCGCCCTGTGGGGAACACAGAAGGGCACCTCTCTTGAAAACCCACTGTGGCGTCTGCTGCCTCCGCTCCCCTGCCTCGCTCACACACATCTCACCTGCTGACTGCCAGGGAGCTCACCCCTTCTCTGCATCAGCCTGACAGCCTCTGGGCTCCACACAAAGGGGTGGTCAGGTGCCCCGGTGCAGGCACTGCCCACGTCGGGCACCACCCAGCTCACTCTGGAGCCTCACAGCGAGCAGGCTCACCCCACTAGCCCCTTCTGCTCTGACTCCCTGGGCTAAACATTGGAGCCTTGACCTCGACTGAAAGGCGGCCACAGGCCCTCCTTCTACCCTCCCTGATGCCACTAGCCTCCTTTTGGAAAAAAGTGCCAAAGAGGAGCGAGGGGTGGGCTCCCAGAGGTATGGGCACTGTTCCTGGGACCACCTTACCCCTCCACATCCCCCCGGCCCCCGCGCCCCCTCACCCGGCCCCTCcacgccccgccccccggcccctcCGCGCGTCCCCCCCCCGGCCCCTCCACAACCCCTCCccggcccccccccccgcacccgCACCCCACCCCGGCCCTccgcaccccctccccagcccctccgcaTGCCCCCCGGCCCCTCCACACCCCCTCCCTGTGCCCCCTGGCCCCTCCGCGTGCCCCCCAGCCCCTCTGCTTgccaccccgccaccccccccccgcccctctgcGTTCCCCTTGGCCGCAGCAGGGCGCCCACCTCTGCTCCTGGAAGTAGGGGTGCTGCAGGGCCTGGTGGGCAGTGACTCTCTCGTCGGGGTCATAGGCCACCATGGCATGCAGGAGGGAGAGGCATTGCGGGGACAGACTGGTGGTCAGTAGAGGTATCCCTGAtccctttttaaaaggaaaatcaaaactcATAGCTCTCGACCTGCATTAAAAGCCCAATGATAATAAACGGTCACGCCGCCATTTAGAGCACGTGGCCGGTCCAGCGTCAAGACTGCACAGGGGCCTGCGCAGAAGGGAACAGCTCACGATCTaacagtggggtggggaggcacaGCGGCGTCCAGCCCCCGCGCAGAGAGGCGCTCAGGGAGCCGCAGCCCTGGGCTCCGTTGCCGCCGCGTGCCCCGGGCAGCGCTGGCTCCAGGAGGGGGGCGGTCTCTGCACTGCCACTGGTTTTCCTGTGAACCGAAAACTGCTCCACGAcattaaatctgtttttaaaacgggtgtgtgtgtgtgtgtgaaatctcATACTctagagataagaaaactttccCTTGAAAAGACTAATAGCACATTCCCACCAGAGAAGaaggaagtaaaatttaaaaaaagaacaagactCCAACAGAGTTGTCATCTCCCTACCTTCCTAGCATCTGGGAGCTGCTGGGTGCTGCCCACCCCTCACGTCACCGGGGACCCTCAAGAGCCCGGCTCCCCCAGGTCCCTGCCCAGGGGTCAGTGTGGCAGGGTGCCGGGCGGAGCTGCCCCAGGCCAGGCGTGCGGCCTGTGCTGGGAGCCATCCTCACCCGAGACTCCGAGGTCCTAGTGAACCCCCCAGGGACGCCTCTCCACTGCCTGGGCCGAGCGGGCTGTGTTGAGGCCGTGGGGAACGGCAGCGGGGCGAGCCCTGGGGCGGGGGCCCGGGGCCTGCACTCACTGCTTGAACTTGGTGAGGGTCTTCTCAGGAGGCGAGCCCATGACGTCGTGGATCCTGGAGATCTGGTCCAGCTCGTTGGCTCCGGGGAAGAGTGGCTGCAGGCTGGGCGGGACCAAGGCTGCCATCAGGGCCCCGACCCTCCTGGCGGCAGAACGACCTCCAGCACGcaccccgcccgcccccgccccgggcctTCCTCCTCCACTGTCCCCACGTCGGAGTCCTAAGGCGCAGAGCCCACTCCCGAACCTGCACAGACGGGTCTCCACCAACTGCGAGAGGAAACCCCCAGCGCCTCTCGCCGCGGGGGAGCGCTGTCAACAGCAGTTCAGGCTGGGTCAGGCCAGACTGCGTGGACAAACGAGGTCCACGGAGCGTTTCGGTTTCAGAGCCTTCGCAGACTTGGGACTCGTGGCTAAAAGGGCTCTGGCGCCTCTCACCTCCCTCTGGACTGGCTCAGGCGACTTTGTgctgtgcccgactctctgcgacccccgtggactgtagcccccaggctcctcggtccaggggattctccaggcaagagtactggagtggggtgccatgccctcctccaggggaacgcCCTGACCTgaggactgaacccgggtctcccacatggcaggcagactctttaccatctgagccaccagggaagccgagggACTTAAGTACATGAGAAAAGACCATCTGTTGTAACTATAGCATCAGTGAAACCACAAGTCTCCTTTCCAAAAATAACAGTTACTTATCAACAGGAAGGTCTAGAGCCAGAAGATGCACCCTCAAGGGCCTGTGCGTGTACCAAGGGGTCAGTGGAGCAGGCGGCCGTGGACGCCCTGGGTCCTCCTGCCTTGCTGGGTACTGTTCTGACCAGCATCACTCTGACGGAAATCACCCCTCCCACACCCTGGCCCCGTCCTTCCTGACCCACTGGAGCAGGAGGGTGCGCCCCCCTCCTCCTTGCCCGGCCTCTGCTGTGGCCTTGCTCCGTCCAGCGGTGGAgccgaggctggggtgggggcagcacgCTCAGGGTTGGAGCGCTCTAGACTCCAGCTCCTCCCCACCCTGGGGCCTGAGCACCCACGGGAATGACTGAACTCCGAGGGCAGGCTAGGGGGCATGGCCCCCATTCCCCATGGCAGGAAGCACGCCCTGGCTCCATTCCTCCGCAGGCTTCACTGGTTCTACCGCTGATGAGGCCACACGGAGAGGCCCGGCCACCCGGGGCCCAGCGGCCGGTGGGAGAGAAGTAATTGACAGTGTTCCGCCCTCCACGCTGGGCAAGCAAGGAGAGCGTTCCGGCCGCTTCTTGTCAGGTTCCAGGGCAGCCAGGACACCAGAAGGACTGTTCCAGGGGCACAGGAGAGGGTGCAGGGGGGGCCTGGCAGGAAGCCACTGGCTGCACCCCCCGGGGCCCAGCGTACCTGGCCATCTCGTAGAGCACGCAGCCCGCGCTCCACAGGTCCATCTTGAAGCCGTAGCCGCCGTCGGTGAGGAGGCACTCAGGGGCCCGGTACCAGCGGGTGGAGATGTATTCGGTGTACGGCTGCTTCGAGTAGACGCTCCGGCACGACCCGAAGTCCCCGAGCTTCAGGACATCCCGCTGCAAGCGGGGAGACACAGGGACAGGGAACGTCTCACCAAGCAGCGACCGTCACGTGGGCCATTCCCGGCGCTGGCGCGCTAACACAAGGGCGCCTGGCGTCTAAACGAGCTTGTAGACCAAAGCGCTGGCTCTGTGAGCATCTGAAGCTGCCTCTCTGTAAGCATCTGAAGCTGCCGCTAACCCATGAGCAAGTGGGGTCTCTATCCAGCGGATCACATTCACAGAGATTCTGGCTGTGTTTTATAGACATTTCAAAATGTCTGCAGATCGTCTACGGGCTGTGCAGGTGTTTAAGTCACAGAGTAAGTCTACAGATGAATTCTATACCCTGGTCATATCCCCCATTATGCCTTAAACAGGTTTCAGGGTATTTCCTCCCTCTTCATCTCTCATACTCAAGTCGTAAAATGCATGCTGTCAATAAACATGAAGTCTCTGGAGGGCACCTGCAGCTACAGCCCACGTTAAACAGCACTTCTCTCGGCCACATGATGAAGAGACCTACACTGACAGCCTCGTACCTCTGTCCCCACTCCCGATACATTCAACAAAAACTAAGGCAcataaaaaggcaagaaaaaacagTCTGAAGAGGCAGAGCATGCATCAAAACCAGACTCAGATATGGCACAGGTTTTAGAATTTTAGAATCACCAGACaggaaactaaaaaacaaacaaactatgaTTAATTTAAGGGTTCCAGGGGAAAAAGAAGACAGCACGCAAGTTCAGGTGGGAAACGTAAGAAGAGAGATGGAAACCCTaaggaaaaagtcaaaataaaacatcagaaataaaaaacactgggacagaaattttaaatgactttgaTAGGTTCATCAATAGACTAAACAGCCAAGGGAAGAGTCAGTGAGCTTGAAGACATGCCAACAGGaaacttcccaaactgaaatgCAAAGCAACCGAAGAACATCAGAAACAACCAGCATCCAGGAGCTGCGAGACAACTTCAAAAGCCGTGGCACACACACTACAACGTGGACCAATCTCAGAGAAACGcggctgagtgaaagaagtcggATCACAGAGGGGTATGTACCATGTAATTCCATTTACAGAACATTCTAGAAGACACACACTAATTCTGTTATGACAGAGAGTCAGCTTGTCTTTCCTGGGGACAAGGAAcaggaaggcaaaggctaccAAAGGCAAGAGGAAGCTTCTTGGGGCAGCGGCTTTGCTTGGCGACTGGGATGGTTTCATGGGTATCTACAGATGCCCAAACCTAACAACTTGTACACTTAACGCATGTACAGTGTAAGGGCTTTTGAGTGAGACAGATCTGAGCTCAAATCCTGCCTCTTCCCCTTTTATATTTACAGCGTTTAGAATAATTTATCAATAAATGGAGTTAATTTTTATACACAGTATATAAGAAGGGTGCCTTTTTCCAGACGTACAGTTATGTTGATGGCATTTATTAacgatttttttttccaaactggaagggaaaaaaaactatAACAAACATGACATCCATTGGGATTGAAAGCATATCCAGTGAAAAGTTTTTATATTCTGTCTTCATTCTGATAtcaatttttcatataaaaattctTACCTTTACTAATatattttctggttttacatctctgtgaaatattccatttctgcATTCAACGTGAAAAGAAGGACAGAATTAATTGCGCCTCACTCAGACTCTCCCACACGGCATCCCCTAATGAACGGCAGCGCACTTGGTTAGCCCGGAAGCCTCAAGTCTCCACGCGCAAACCTGTGCATGTGGTCCAGGGACTTGCAGAGCTGGTACATGTAGAGCGTGATCTTTTTCTCTGATAACGGGTGTCTTCTCCCTGTGCAATCAAGGAAACAGCCAAATATGGTCACCAATACccctgttttttaaagaaaacacaatCCATTTTTAATAATGTGCAAGAATTTCTAATTTTCTCAGTGAAAACCAGAATGGAATAGTTCTAGGAAATATGCAGTCCATTTACAAAATATGCCATGGAGAATTCTACACACAGACACGATTTCATCCAGAATCGCCCGGCCCCAGGCCTTCTTTGCAATGAGAAAGGTGCTGGGCGGTCACCCAGGGGCACTCGGTCCGGGGGCCTCCGCACAGGCTCCGGGAGGCCTGCGGGGCACACTCCTTCACACCGTGACGCGAGCTGGCAGGCCACACACGTGCACGCGccctcagtcacgtcccactcttcgccaccccatggactgcagcccgccagctcctctgtccggaATTTACCaagcacgaacactggagtgggttgccatttcctgtttcaggagatcttcccgacccagggatcgaacctgtatcccctgtgtctgctgcactggcaggcggggcgggctctttaccgctgagccaacctgggaagcccgagaCGGCAGGAGTCAGCTGCAAGTCCAGCATTTTCCTCAGCTTCCTGTCTAGGTGGAGGTTTCCGTCTTTAAGGGAATAGatcacagtttcttttcttttttttctgctgcACTTcccggcatatgggatcttgttTCCTGGCAGGGACTGAACCGGCGCCCCTCGCACTGGAAGCGTGAGGTCTTAACcgctggccaccagggaagccccagaagtacGTTCTCTTAATTGAAGAAGACCATGACCGAATTGCACAGCCCACACACTCCTTTCACAAAAGGGAGCAGTCCCTGCCACCGCTGACCACGCCCTGCGGCACACCGGGCACCCATCCACACAGCCTGCAACCTACACCCTCCTCACTCCTGCACTGTCCATGACGTTCTAGAACCCCGCACATCACACTCCAGTCCCACGGAGTACTGCgggccatggggtcccaaagagtcggactcgacttagcaactgaatgacaaccaGTAGCACAGACACCCGCGTTCTTGAAGATGTcatgttttatttgattttaatctCAGAGGCCTGTGTTTCTAGGTCATTAGGCTTTAAACATGAGAAACACACACTCTCACCGAACAATTCAGAGAGCCAACACGAGCACATGGCCCACTTGACATTTTTGGTCCTAAGTTTGCAATTTCTGTTGAAAAATTAATGTGTTCTTTTTCTTGCATAACAAGAATGTTTATGTTAATCATAGAAAGTAACAATTTATAAAATGTCTAAGTGGAGTGAATTTTTCCATGTcatctttttattctgtttcacaTCAGTTTTCcacaatttaaaagaattaaaaccaAGATTGCAGGCTTCCCACAGCTTGAGGAACTCTGTAATTTTATCGATTATCTGTACAAAGGtgagaagaaagcaaaatttCCGCTCTCTGTCACCCGTGAGGCTGGCTGAAGCGTTGTCAGGCTCTGTCCCCTCTGTCCTCGCTGCCACGGATGAGGCGGGCTCCCCAGACCCCGGGGGCAGACTCCCCCCCGGCTCAGGGCCCCCAGTCCCTCAGGGCTGGTGAAGACAGTGACTGCTCCCCATCCCCGCCTGGCATGTCCGGTTCAACAGGTCTGCGGTGGGGCCCTGAAAGCTGCCTTTCCAACGAGTGCCCAGAACCAGCTGCGGGGCCTGGCTGTGCGCCTCAGGAACCACGTCCCACGCCTTGCTCTCGCTGCCGGGACGCCCCCgccccatccccttctcccgcttcCGGTCGTGCTCACACCGCTCTGTTCCTAGAAGCACCCTTCCCAGCCACAGCCACACAGCCACATCCTAGTTACAGCATAAAGCTGTCCTCACATTCATCAGAACCTGAACTCAGGGAAGGTGGCCTCTTTTAGGAAAAGTCTAGTGCATCCAATCTTTATAATCACCCAGGGAtctcccatcaggaagattcCAAGGCCCAGGCCTAGACCAAGGGAATCACTAGGGAtctcccatcaggaagattcCAAGGCCCAGGCCTAGACTCAGGGAATCACTAGGGATCTTTCATCAAGCAGAATCCAAGGCCCAGGCCTAGACTCAGGGAATCAGTAGGGAtctcccatcaggaagattcCAAGGCCCAGGCCTAGACTCAGGGAATCACTAGGGATCTCCCATCAGGCAGATTCCAAGGCCCAGGACTAGACTCAGGGAATCACTAGGGATCTCCCATCAAGCAGATTCCAAGGCCAGGCCTAGACTCAGGGAATCACTAGGGAtctcccatcaggaagattcTAAGGCCCAGGCCTAGACTGAGGGAATCACTAGGGATCTTCCATCAAGCAGATTCCAAGGCCCAGGCCTAGACTGAGGGAATCACTAGGGATCTTCCATCAAGCAGATTCCAAGGCCCAGGCCTAGACTCAGGGAATCACTAGGGATCTTCCATCAAGCAGATTCCAAGGCCCAGGCCTAGACCAAGGGAATCACTAGGGATCTTCCATCAAGCAGATTCCAAGGCCCAGGCCTAGACTCAGGAAATCACTAGGGATCTTTCATCAAGCAGATTCCAAGGCCCAGGCCTAGACCAAGGGAATCACTAGGGATCTTTCATCAAGCAGATTCCAAGGCCCAGGCCTAGACTCAGGGAATCACTAGGGATCTTTCAACAAGCAGATTCCAAGGCCCAGGCCTAGACTCAGGGAATCACTAGGGATCTTTCATCAAGCAGATTCCAAGGCCCAGGCCTAGACTCAGGGAATCACTAGGGATCTTTCATCAAGCAGATTCCAAGGCCCAGGCCTAGACTGAGTGAATCACAAACAGGCGGGGGGCCAGGAGTCTGACCTTTCACTGCTCTCTGCCCCCAGTGCAggactctctccctttctcccggGCCAGCTCCCTCTACCCATTCGTAGCCGTAGGGGCAAGGCTGTGACTCCTTCCCATCTCTCCGTGGGAATCCCTGTCTGCACACGGGGGCTCCCAGGGGAACAAGGAGCCCGCCTGAGCCACGGGCACCACTGGTCTGAGCAATCAGAGTCCACACCCTCGACAAGGAGGATGGACTGTCGACTTTCAAAAGTATTTCCCCACAAAAAAGATCCTAACTTTCCGGGCGCGAGATGGTATCTGGTTCCCACCAGATTCTTACTTACAAACACCTTGAAGCAGACAAAATACTGTGAATAAAACACCCTGAGGTTCTCTGTATGACCCTTTACTGAAGCCAGCAGACTGCAAACAGTATTTCCCTGGCTCACTGAGCCAAATTAATTATTCCAAGATAATTTTTTACCAAACATTCTCATTAAGAAGGCACTTAATGAATGTCACACATAACACCAGCAATGTTAAAGGTCGGAAGTGGACACAGCGACTAGCTGTGGCCTCCGGTGTAGCCGCGCTGAACCAGGCAATCTAGCACACACGCGCCTCCCACGAGAGGCCCCGTCCCCGGGCTGCGGCTGGCTCTCCTGGTCAGCCTCCGAGGTGCCTGCCGGGCCACAGTCTACACCTGGGCCCAGAGGCCAGGCTCCCAGGCAGCGTGCGAGCACGTGTCTGCCATCCGTGTTTTCCAAGAGAGAGCCCTGCAGGACAGCACGTGGTTCTCAGAGAAGCTGGAGGCCCCGACCAGCAGCGCGTAGCAGGCGGGCTGTCAGACTCAGCATGGAGCCGGAGCCATCACCAGCACCCCTCTCTCAAGACCACATTCAAGGAGGGCCTCCCAGCTCTGCTCTTTGCCTTCTgctttgtttcttatttattttctggccATACtatgcagtatgtgggatctcagttccctggccagggatggaacccacacccctggcattgaagcacagtcttaaccattggacagccAGGGCGGTTCCCCAGCTCTGCTCTCTGAAGCCGGCTCATCTCAGGCAAGTGCTCCAACTTCTTGCAAGCTCTTTTCCTCATCTCTGGAGTGGAGCTGAGCTCCCAGCACGGGGACGAGCCAGTGCAGACAGCCAGAGCCGGCACACTTGGCTGGGCGCAGcgtgctgatggtggtggtggtgatgacagGCGCCCACGCTGATTAAAGACCACGCCAGCCGGGCGCTGCTCCACACACCCCACACCTGTCATTtactcctcacagccaccccgaGAGCCAGACACCATGATTACCCTGCGAGGTGTGCACGGCGCTGTGCGTGCTCTGGCCTGGAGTGCGATCGGGGACACCCGTGCTCCATCGACACAGAACCGGAGGGCACTTCCCAGAAGCACCAGCACTGACCTAACAGGATAGCGCCATCGGCTTCAGAAAATTCCAGCGAAAATAATGCTACTCACGCACACCCTGAACGGCAGAGATGGACAATGTGAGGAGACGCTCAGCGACCGTGCCACATCAGAAAGTTTCAAGGAAGAGTTAGGAATCCCGTAACGGGTTTATGTCATGTCTACTTCCTTTTTATATATGCACAGAAGTGACATGGCTGGAAACTGTCTCAATAGTTCTGAACCAGTTCCGTTAATAAGGACAGGACTAAAATTGCTAAGCGATAAGAAAGGTATGTGTCAGAGCGGCAGTGgcaatgtttttcttcctttttgttgaTACATAAAAAATACTGCACCTTACAGTTCACTGGCTCAGATTcgatcatatataaaaatacaactgaATTAATCTGACACAGTAATTAATCTGTCATGCAAAATCGTTACATTGCATAATGACTGGAACATGAACCCTGATTTCAGAGTTGCCTTAGCATTGAGGAAATACAATCATCCCTGGGTGTCTGCAGGGTACTGGTTCCAGGAGCCCCTCAGGTACCACAATCCGTGGATGCGCAAGCCCCTTGTATAAAATCCTCCACAGCTCAGACACACTGCCTAAGCTCCTCAGGGAAACAAACTGTAACGCAGTCAAACAAAGCTTGGTCTGCTTTTTCCTACCTGGCTCAGAGTCATGGGTTTGTTGTAGGATGCCTGGTCCACTCACAGGCTCTAAATGGTGTAACCCTAAGGTGACAAGACGAGCCCCTGGACCTGGaacagcctgtgctccagaagGTGGCCCACGTGCTGCCGGGGGAGAGTCACGGGGTCTGGGTGGCCGAGTCCGTCGAGAAGGATAGGCAGAGGAGCCGCAGCAGGAGACTTCGTGGCCCAAAAGTGGTCGGTGGTGGCCTTGGCCGCCGGGCCTTCCCGGTCCACTCAGGGCTGTCCAGAGGGCCGTGCAGGGTGGGCAAGAGCAGGCGCTGCCCGAGTCCCGACCCCAGACCATCACGGCCGAGGCCCACGGCCGTGGACAGGTCCCTCGTCTCTCCACGCCTCCCTTTCACCATCCCGAACATGCCATCATGACAGAATCCGCCTCACAGGCTCTCAGGGTGAAATAAGCTGACTCCTCTCAAGAGCCAGGGGCAGTGCTGGGCTTGCGGACAGCACTCACGGCCGTTGGCCGTCACTGTCCTCGCCGCACAGCCAGTGCCCCCGAGCCCCCGGGTCTCTGTCCGCGGGTCCCGCATCCGAGGTTTCTGCGGTTGGCTGAACCCCTGAGTCGTTTCACACACAAGGGGCTTGAGCATCCATGGACTTTGGTACCTGCGCGGCTCCTGGAACCGGTGCCCTGCAGACACGAAGGGATGACTGCATTTCCTCAATGCTAAGGCAGCTCTGAAATCAGGGTTCACGTTCACAGTCAGTGTCTGACAATCACTGTCAACCGTTTTCCCCACGTTTTAACATCTCTGACACTTAGAGGCCCCTTAGCACCTACAGCACCTGATCCCACGCTCAGAGCACAGCGCCTGGCCTGTGAAGCCACTCGGCATCCACGGGATGAACCAGCAGCCGTTGAGCCTTAATACAACAGTCTGCTTTCTGCAGTCTCTGTAGACAG
Proteins encoded in this window:
- the MOK gene encoding MAPK/MAK/MRK overlapping kinase, with amino-acid sequence MKNYKAIGKIGEGTFSEVMKMQNLRDGNYYACKQMKQHFESIEQVNNLREIQALRRLNPHPNILTLHEVVFDRKSGSLALICELMDMNIYELIRGRRHPLSEKKITLYMYQLCKSLDHMHRNGIFHRDVKPENILVKRDVLKLGDFGSCRSVYSKQPYTEYISTRWYRAPECLLTDGGYGFKMDLWSAGCVLYEMASLQPLFPGANELDQISRIHDVMGSPPEKTLTKFKQSRAMSFDFPFKKGSGIPLLTTSLSPQCLSLLHAMVAYDPDERVTAHQALQHPYFQEQRAAEKQALARARWKAPAPFPECPTALELSSTWQTAQEGRKQKQPPRPEENHPQRPGPAYLMELPRLKLSGGAKLASYSSPALPSVFLPKVPLLRPLKCVGAAQKTDTQKDIKPSLKQYRLPTIERRGGGY